Proteins found in one Streptomyces sp. NBC_00461 genomic segment:
- a CDS encoding phosphatase PAP2 family protein, producing the protein MRWVAAGAVALGFLVALEIVARHYGLPGPMTTQVRELIFPPKSGFVLYAGLALMMVVLTRRERFVAIGAAIGIDAAILLVRWVVGARMTGGHPFGNGALWVICGCAVIAVTRRTGRERVLLLKGVGLSLLLIAGRKTGDTWLLITSKSRPMVLDQYMENADHALGNPSWLVGRALTATGPIGAHVLNFVYGQLPVAAVVVALYQLRRVAVERRFPGHHLVRTFLVIGLLGPAIYMIFPVVGPIYAYGAGNAHWAAAHLWLPTQPTGQWAVANLWPDVVPPIRAPQGMPFDQITPRNCMPSLHTAWATTIFVHSRKGPRFLRWAGTVWLVATLAATLGFGFHYGADLVAGVVFALTIETALQALDRGWDRSAIQLVAHGATVFVAMLLSYRYLSMEMARHPWVFGPLLLVAMASVIHGFVRQTTLRQPTPAPAPAPVPLPAPSPSPSPSPSSSTSG; encoded by the coding sequence ATACGCTGGGTCGCGGCGGGTGCTGTGGCCCTTGGATTCCTTGTCGCGTTGGAGATCGTCGCGCGCCACTACGGCCTGCCGGGACCGATGACCACTCAGGTGCGGGAGCTGATATTCCCGCCCAAGTCGGGCTTTGTGCTGTATGCCGGTCTGGCGTTGATGATGGTGGTGCTCACCCGGCGGGAACGCTTCGTCGCGATCGGTGCCGCGATCGGTATCGACGCCGCCATCCTGCTGGTGCGGTGGGTGGTCGGCGCCAGGATGACCGGCGGCCATCCCTTCGGAAACGGCGCCTTGTGGGTGATCTGCGGCTGTGCGGTCATAGCCGTCACGCGCCGCACCGGTCGCGAACGTGTCCTGCTGCTGAAGGGCGTTGGGCTGAGCCTGCTGCTGATAGCCGGCCGCAAGACCGGCGACACCTGGCTCCTGATCACGTCGAAGTCCCGCCCGATGGTGCTCGACCAGTACATGGAGAACGCCGACCATGCGCTGGGCAATCCGTCGTGGCTGGTGGGCCGGGCTCTCACGGCCACCGGCCCGATCGGCGCCCATGTCCTCAACTTCGTCTACGGCCAGCTTCCGGTGGCCGCGGTCGTCGTCGCGCTGTACCAGCTGCGTCGTGTGGCGGTCGAGCGCCGCTTCCCCGGCCACCATCTGGTGCGCACCTTTCTGGTGATCGGCCTCCTCGGGCCGGCCATCTACATGATCTTTCCGGTGGTCGGGCCGATCTACGCCTACGGCGCCGGGAACGCGCACTGGGCTGCGGCCCATCTGTGGCTCCCCACGCAGCCCACCGGGCAGTGGGCGGTGGCCAACCTGTGGCCGGACGTGGTGCCGCCGATCCGTGCACCGCAGGGGATGCCGTTCGACCAGATCACCCCGCGCAACTGCATGCCCAGCCTGCACACGGCGTGGGCCACCACGATCTTCGTTCACTCCAGGAAGGGCCCGCGGTTTCTGCGCTGGGCCGGCACGGTCTGGCTGGTCGCCACGCTCGCCGCAACGCTGGGGTTCGGCTTCCACTACGGCGCGGATCTGGTCGCCGGCGTGGTCTTCGCGCTCACGATCGAGACGGCCCTGCAGGCGCTTGACCGCGGCTGGGACCGTTCGGCAATCCAGCTGGTCGCTCACGGCGCGACGGTGTTCGTGGCGATGTTGCTGTCCTATCGCTACCTGTCGATGGAGATGGCCCGCCATCCGTGGGTTTTCGGACCGCTTCTCCTAGTGGCGATGGCCTCCGTGATCCACGGCTTCGTACGGCAGACCACCCTGCGGCAGCCGACCCCCGCACCAGCACCAGCACCTGTGCCCCTGCCGGCGCCCTCGCCGTCCCCGTCGCCGTCCCCCAGCTCCTCCACCAGCGGCTGA
- a CDS encoding DUF4097 family beta strand repeat-containing protein has translation MQKFDTPAPIATVLDIPAGRIRFIAADRADTTVEVLPADASKSRDVKAAEQIEVAYGEGVLRIEAPAAKNRILGNSGSVEVTVQLPAGSRIEAKAALAELRGVGRLGGVVFEGAQGSVKLDETESARLTLQAGDVTVGRLGGPAEVSTQKGDLHITEAVRGTVTLRTEHGGIQVGAASGVSASLDAGTAYGRIHNALRNTEGAADLTIHATTAYGDITARSL, from the coding sequence ATGCAGAAGTTCGACACCCCCGCCCCGATCGCCACTGTCCTCGACATCCCCGCGGGACGCATCCGGTTCATCGCCGCCGACCGGGCCGACACCACGGTCGAGGTCCTGCCCGCGGACGCCTCCAAGAGCCGCGACGTGAAGGCGGCGGAGCAGATCGAGGTCGCTTACGGCGAAGGCGTCCTGCGGATCGAGGCCCCGGCCGCGAAGAACCGGATCCTCGGCAACTCGGGATCCGTCGAGGTCACCGTCCAGCTGCCCGCCGGCTCCCGCATCGAGGCCAAGGCGGCCCTCGCCGAACTCCGGGGCGTCGGACGGCTCGGCGGCGTCGTCTTCGAGGGCGCGCAGGGCTCGGTCAAGCTCGACGAGACGGAGAGCGCCCGCCTCACTCTCCAAGCCGGCGACGTGACGGTCGGCCGCCTGGGCGGCCCCGCCGAGGTCAGCACCCAGAAGGGCGATCTCCACATCACCGAAGCCGTACGTGGCACGGTCACCCTGCGCACCGAGCACGGCGGGATCCAGGTCGGTGCCGCCAGCGGAGTCTCCGCCTCACTGGACGCCGGCACCGCCTACGGCCGCATCCACAACGCGCTCAGGAACACCGAGGGCGCCGCCGACCTGACCATTCACGCCACCACCGCCTACGGCGACATCACGGCCCGCAGCCTCTGA
- a CDS encoding GtrA family protein, which produces MTSLPAHRPGMATPAGPGPVASFARFVIFGGGVGVLSSFAIPLLVTIMPWAVSNAIITAASTVLCTELHARYTFGRGRGAGWREHWQSAGSATAAYAVTGVAVFVLHLVQASPGRPTEQIVYLGASGLAGTGRFVILRLYVFATGRARTARPPEPQGTTAPPVLLAA; this is translated from the coding sequence ATGACGTCGCTGCCGGCACACAGACCCGGGATGGCGACTCCGGCCGGCCCCGGCCCCGTCGCCTCCTTCGCGCGGTTCGTGATCTTCGGAGGCGGCGTCGGAGTCCTCTCCAGTTTCGCGATACCGCTCCTGGTCACGATCATGCCCTGGGCGGTCTCGAACGCGATCATCACCGCCGCCTCCACCGTGCTGTGCACCGAACTCCACGCCCGCTACACGTTCGGCAGGGGGCGTGGCGCCGGATGGCGGGAGCACTGGCAGTCCGCGGGCTCGGCCACCGCCGCCTACGCGGTGACCGGCGTCGCGGTGTTCGTCCTGCATCTGGTACAGGCCTCACCCGGCAGACCGACCGAGCAGATCGTCTACCTCGGCGCCTCCGGGCTTGCCGGCACCGGCCGCTTCGTCATCCTGCGCCTCTACGTCTTCGCCACCGGCCGCGCCAGGACCGCACGTCCTCCGGAACCCCAGGGGACCACGGCCCCGCCCGTCCTGCTGGCGGCATAG
- a CDS encoding CarD family transcriptional regulator, with protein MTRHAAPKRHLPTSPFKAPVAPTPKHFAVGDQVTHDMHGLGRVLGIEDGIAVLVDFGSARMRILSPYTKMTKL; from the coding sequence ATGACAAGGCACGCTGCACCGAAGCGCCATCTGCCCACCAGCCCCTTCAAGGCGCCGGTCGCACCCACCCCCAAGCACTTCGCGGTGGGCGACCAGGTCACCCACGACATGCACGGCCTCGGCCGGGTCCTCGGCATCGAGGACGGAATCGCGGTGCTCGTGGATTTCGGCTCGGCCAGGATGCGGATCTTGAGTCCGTACACCAAAATGACCAAGCTGTAG
- a CDS encoding helix-turn-helix domain-containing protein produces the protein MAAHTPLSGRLDDDDYPAYTMGRAAEMLGTTPGFLRAIGEARLITPLRSEGGHRRYSRYQLRIAARARELVDRGTPVEAACRIVILEDQLEEAQRINAEYRRAAKEASDPSGPGSS, from the coding sequence ATGGCAGCACATACTCCGCTCAGCGGTCGTCTGGATGACGACGACTACCCCGCGTACACCATGGGTCGGGCCGCCGAAATGCTCGGCACCACCCCTGGTTTCCTCCGAGCCATCGGCGAGGCTCGACTGATCACTCCGCTGCGCTCGGAGGGCGGACATCGCCGTTACTCGCGCTACCAGTTGCGGATCGCCGCTCGCGCCCGCGAGCTCGTCGACAGGGGAACCCCCGTCGAGGCCGCGTGCCGCATCGTCATCCTTGAGGACCAGCTCGAGGAAGCCCAGCGCATCAACGCCGAGTACCGCCGTGCCGCGAAAGAGGCGTCCGACCCGTCCGGTCCCGGTTCGAGCTGA
- a CDS encoding DEAD/DEAH box helicase — protein sequence MNRARTSRTYDRSGGPRRSKSFGSRQARPAPQGEFALPKTITPALPPAEAFADLDMPARLLATLGREGVTAPFPIQAATLPNSLAGRDVLGRGRTGSGKTLAFGLALLARTAGRRAEPRQPLALVLVPTRELAQQVTDALKPYAGSVSLRLATVVGGMSIGRQAGALRAGAEVVVATPGRLKDLIDRGDCRLDDVDITVLDEADQMADMGFMPQVTALLDQVRPDGQRMLFSATLDRNVDRLVRRYLSDPVVHSVDPSAGAVTTMEHHVLHVHDADKHRTTTEIAARDGRVIMFLDTKHAVDRLTKHLLGSGVRAAALHGGKSQPQRTRTLAQFKSGHVTVLVATNVAARGIHVDNLDLVVNVDPPTDHKDYLHRGGRTARAGESGSVVTLVTPDQRRGMSRLMATAGITPQVAQVRSGEAELSRITGAQAPSGVPVVITAPAAERPRGAGSSSQSRRGRRGHAGQGRPAGEAARRRPQRRTGSNSAA from the coding sequence ATGAATCGTGCCCGCACATCCCGTACATATGACCGCTCCGGTGGTCCGCGCCGTTCCAAGAGCTTCGGAAGTCGACAGGCCCGCCCGGCCCCGCAGGGCGAGTTCGCACTGCCGAAGACGATCACGCCCGCGCTGCCGCCCGCCGAGGCGTTCGCCGATCTCGACATGCCCGCGCGGCTGTTGGCCACGCTCGGCCGCGAAGGCGTGACCGCGCCGTTCCCGATCCAGGCGGCGACCCTGCCGAACTCGCTGGCCGGTCGTGACGTACTCGGCCGTGGCCGCACCGGCTCGGGCAAGACCCTCGCCTTCGGCCTCGCCCTGCTGGCCCGTACGGCGGGGCGTCGTGCCGAGCCGCGGCAGCCGCTCGCCCTCGTTCTCGTCCCCACCCGCGAGCTCGCACAGCAGGTCACCGACGCGCTCAAGCCGTACGCCGGTTCCGTGAGCCTGCGGCTGGCCACGGTCGTCGGCGGAATGTCCATCGGCAGACAGGCCGGTGCGCTGCGCGCCGGGGCCGAGGTGGTCGTCGCGACGCCCGGGCGGCTCAAGGACCTCATCGACCGGGGCGACTGCCGGCTGGACGACGTCGACATCACGGTCCTCGACGAGGCCGACCAGATGGCCGACATGGGCTTCATGCCCCAGGTCACCGCCCTGCTCGACCAGGTGCGTCCCGACGGTCAGCGGATGCTCTTCTCGGCCACCCTGGACCGCAACGTCGACCGGTTGGTCCGCCGCTACCTGTCGGACCCGGTGGTCCACTCCGTCGACCCGTCCGCGGGCGCGGTCACCACGATGGAGCACCACGTCCTCCATGTGCACGACGCGGACAAGCACCGGACGACCACCGAGATCGCGGCCCGGGACGGCCGGGTGATCATGTTCCTCGACACCAAGCACGCGGTGGACCGCCTGACCAAGCACCTGCTGGGCAGCGGTGTCCGCGCCGCGGCCCTGCACGGCGGCAAGTCCCAGCCACAGCGCACCCGGACCCTGGCCCAGTTCAAGAGCGGGCACGTGACGGTGCTGGTCGCGACCAACGTCGCGGCGCGCGGCATCCACGTCGACAACCTCGACCTGGTCGTCAATGTGGATCCGCCCACCGACCACAAGGACTACCTCCACCGCGGCGGCCGTACGGCCCGTGCCGGCGAATCCGGCAGCGTCGTCACCCTGGTGACCCCTGATCAGCGTCGCGGCATGAGCCGGCTGATGGCCACGGCCGGCATCACCCCCCAGGTGGCCCAGGTGCGTTCGGGCGAGGCGGAGCTGAGCCGCATCACAGGCGCCCAGGCCCCTTCCGGCGTCCCGGTCGTCATCACCGCGCCGGCCGCGGAACGTCCCCGAGGCGCGGGTTCGTCGTCCCAGAGCCGTCGAGGCCGCCGGGGCCACGCAGGCCAGGGCCGGCCCGCCGGCGAAGCAGCCCGCCGCAGGCCACAGCGGCGGACCGGCTCCAACTCGGCCGCCTAG
- a CDS encoding cold-shock protein, which produces MATGTVKWFNAEKGFGFIEQDGGGPDVFAHYSNIAASGFRELQEGQKVSFDIAQGQKGPTAENIVPA; this is translated from the coding sequence ATGGCTACTGGCACCGTGAAGTGGTTCAACGCCGAAAAGGGCTTCGGCTTCATCGAGCAGGACGGCGGCGGCCCCGACGTCTTCGCCCACTACTCGAACATCGCCGCCTCCGGCTTCCGCGAGCTGCAGGAAGGCCAGAAGGTGTCCTTCGACATCGCGCAGGGCCAGAAGGGCCCGACGGCCGAGAACATCGTTCCGGCCTGA
- a CDS encoding amino acid ABC transporter ATP-binding protein, with translation MSARGVVKRFGDVRVLNGISMDVRAREVVVMVGPSGSGKTTFLRCLNHLERIDEGEILIHGRPVGYRPRPSASQQPVEERPKVVAERRRNIGFVFQRFNLFPHLTALDNVAVAPTKVLGMPKAEAREQARALLARVGLEHKASSRPSALSGGQQQRVAIARALAMKPELMLFDEPTSALDPEMVGEVIAVMKELVDDGMTMIVVTHEMGFARSAADRLVMFDQGAVLEEGPPEQVMTDPAHERTRAFLRRIHEGG, from the coding sequence ATGTCGGCACGCGGGGTGGTCAAGCGCTTCGGCGACGTCCGGGTGCTGAACGGCATCTCCATGGACGTCCGGGCCCGCGAGGTCGTGGTCATGGTGGGGCCGTCCGGATCCGGCAAGACCACGTTCCTGCGATGTCTCAACCACCTGGAACGCATCGACGAGGGCGAGATCCTCATCCACGGCCGCCCGGTCGGCTACCGGCCGCGGCCGTCCGCCTCCCAGCAGCCGGTGGAGGAGCGGCCGAAGGTGGTGGCCGAACGCCGCCGCAACATCGGTTTCGTCTTCCAGCGCTTCAACCTCTTCCCCCATCTGACCGCGCTCGACAACGTGGCCGTCGCGCCGACGAAGGTCCTCGGCATGCCGAAAGCCGAGGCCAGGGAGCAGGCGCGGGCGCTCCTGGCGAGGGTGGGCCTCGAACACAAGGCGTCGTCGCGGCCGTCGGCACTGTCCGGCGGCCAGCAGCAGCGCGTCGCCATCGCCCGCGCCCTCGCCATGAAGCCGGAGCTGATGCTCTTCGACGAACCGACGAGCGCCCTCGACCCCGAGATGGTCGGCGAGGTCATCGCCGTGATGAAGGAACTCGTCGACGACGGCATGACGATGATCGTCGTCACGCACGAGATGGGTTTCGCGCGCTCGGCCGCGGACCGGCTGGTCATGTTCGACCAGGGCGCCGTCCTGGAGGAAGGCCCCCCTGAGCAGGTCATGACCGACCCCGCCCACGAACGCACACGGGCCTTCCTGCGCCGGATCCACGAAGGCGGCTGA
- a CDS encoding amino acid ABC transporter permease produces MTHATVLADTGQQGGFDWPFFWHYLSSPSGPFLDGLWRTVYISVLAQLLGVLLGFAIALAQRSRFAPLRWGGRTYVWLVRGTPLLVQLVLVYNGLAAAGIYRFGDVQLGGLVLLGVVQAAILTLAVNEGAYMAEIFRAALDAIDPGQAEAAQALGMTPGMTMRVVLLPQAIRIIVPPLGNEFNLMMKSTSLLSVIGLQEMFLTVQSINSATFKTFEIFLVAACYYLALTTVWSFVQRFIERKLADPGQVIAAPSLRERFTGGGPGRTAGRENATLVGKEAH; encoded by the coding sequence GTGACCCACGCAACCGTGCTCGCTGACACGGGGCAGCAGGGCGGCTTCGACTGGCCGTTCTTCTGGCACTACCTGTCCTCGCCCTCCGGGCCGTTCCTCGACGGACTCTGGCGCACCGTCTACATCTCGGTCCTCGCCCAACTGCTCGGTGTACTCCTCGGGTTCGCCATCGCCCTGGCCCAGCGCAGCCGCTTCGCCCCGCTGCGCTGGGGCGGCCGCACCTATGTCTGGCTGGTGCGCGGTACGCCCCTGCTCGTCCAGCTCGTCCTCGTCTACAACGGCCTCGCGGCAGCGGGCATCTACCGCTTCGGAGACGTCCAGTTGGGCGGGCTCGTCCTCCTCGGTGTCGTACAGGCGGCCATTCTGACGCTCGCCGTGAACGAGGGCGCCTACATGGCGGAGATCTTCCGCGCGGCCCTCGACGCCATCGATCCCGGGCAGGCGGAGGCGGCGCAGGCGCTGGGCATGACCCCGGGGATGACCATGCGGGTCGTGCTGCTGCCGCAGGCGATCCGGATCATCGTTCCGCCCCTGGGCAACGAGTTCAACCTGATGATGAAGTCGACCTCCCTCCTGTCGGTCATCGGGCTGCAGGAGATGTTCCTGACCGTGCAGTCGATCAACTCGGCGACCTTCAAGACCTTCGAGATCTTCCTCGTCGCCGCCTGCTACTACCTCGCGCTGACGACGGTGTGGTCGTTCGTCCAGCGGTTCATCGAGCGCAAACTCGCGGATCCGGGACAGGTGATCGCCGCGCCCTCGCTGCGGGAGCGGTTCACCGGAGGCGGCCCGGGCCGCACCGCCGGCCGCGAAAACGCCACGCTCGTCGGCAAGGAGGCCCACTGA
- a CDS encoding ABC transporter substrate-binding protein — MARSLCFSRRSVSVLTGATAAAAMALTGCSGNSGGTDAAAPAKASVRLPAGALVKSGQITYCSDISAPPLTYYDVAQKPVGAEVELGNALAAELGVKANWANTSFNGIIPALQAKQCDAIISQLYIKPEREKAVDFVPYMYASNTLVVAKKNAGTIKSADDLCGKKAAGQTGTTVVQYLTDQSAKCTAAGKAKIDIRQFTKDSDALQQLRLGLVDAYGTTLETAAYVLKQQPDDFSLAGEPFNRIKVGAATRKDDASLHDALAKALAAVSKSGSYDSILKKWNLTGDDIAG, encoded by the coding sequence ATGGCCAGGTCGCTCTGCTTCTCCCGTCGTTCGGTGTCCGTGCTGACGGGTGCCACCGCCGCGGCCGCCATGGCCCTCACCGGATGCTCCGGGAACTCCGGCGGCACCGACGCAGCCGCCCCGGCGAAGGCGTCGGTCAGGCTGCCCGCGGGCGCGCTCGTCAAGAGCGGTCAGATCACCTACTGCTCGGACATCAGCGCGCCGCCGCTGACGTACTACGACGTCGCCCAGAAGCCGGTCGGAGCCGAGGTCGAACTCGGGAACGCGCTGGCCGCCGAGCTCGGAGTCAAGGCCAACTGGGCCAACACCAGCTTCAACGGAATCATCCCGGCGCTGCAGGCCAAGCAGTGCGACGCGATCATCAGCCAGCTCTACATCAAGCCGGAGCGGGAGAAGGCCGTCGACTTCGTCCCGTACATGTACGCCTCCAACACGCTCGTCGTGGCCAAGAAGAACGCCGGGACCATCAAGAGCGCGGACGACCTGTGCGGCAAGAAGGCGGCCGGGCAGACGGGCACCACCGTCGTCCAGTACCTCACCGACCAGTCCGCGAAGTGCACGGCGGCCGGGAAGGCCAAGATCGACATCCGGCAGTTCACCAAGGACAGCGACGCCCTCCAGCAACTGCGCCTCGGACTGGTGGACGCCTACGGCACGACGCTGGAGACCGCCGCGTACGTACTGAAGCAGCAGCCGGACGACTTCAGCCTGGCCGGCGAACCCTTCAACCGCATCAAGGTGGGAGCCGCGACCCGCAAGGACGACGCGTCCCTGCACGACGCGCTCGCCAAGGCGCTGGCCGCGGTGAGCAAGAGCGGCTCGTACGACTCGATCCTCAAGAAGTGGAACCTGACCGGCGACGACATCGCCGGCTGA
- a CDS encoding gamma-glutamyltransferase family protein — translation MSAFTERPLAARGGDWAVATPHAGASDVAAEVLRGGGNAVDAALAAAAMLTVVYPNQCSVGGDLLALVGTRDGEVSFVNASGRSPRALDVASLTAAYDTMPVLGALPVTVPGAVAGWAALAEKWGTRPLAAALAPAEAAAREGVAVAPGLAHDLARESGNLARDPGMRGVFFADGEVLAAGKTLRQPHLARSLALIGSDGPAAMYGGEVGARLVKLLAAGGSAMTEEDFAAHTVELSQALAAEYDGVEYLSAGANSQGLYFLQGLRALDVARSVRGPLDPLGRDAGVVASVLAWTAGDRDRHCADPDWSSAPVDHLLSDTYARRVAEHALSGTAVDLLAQRKASGDTVAVVVADADGTWVSLIQSVFHSFGAAVLDPGTGIVLHNRGASFSLDPASPNVLAGGKRPLHTLMPVLVREGGELVGAHGAMGGRAQPQVHTHMALQLAAGSPPEHAVSVPRWVLGAMEAGVTAGAGVVSTERDVPPAGVQAIEEAGFTVRSLGANDDGVGHGQLVRRVPGDGRPHLAAAADPRADGSAVAG, via the coding sequence ATGTCCGCATTCACCGAACGTCCGCTCGCCGCCAGGGGCGGGGACTGGGCTGTCGCCACACCCCACGCCGGGGCCAGCGACGTGGCGGCCGAGGTCCTGCGCGGGGGCGGCAACGCGGTCGACGCGGCGCTCGCCGCCGCCGCCATGCTGACGGTGGTCTACCCCAACCAGTGCTCTGTCGGCGGCGACCTGCTGGCCCTGGTGGGCACCCGGGACGGCGAGGTCAGCTTCGTCAACGCCAGCGGCCGGTCCCCTCGCGCGCTCGACGTGGCGTCGTTGACGGCGGCGTACGACACGATGCCGGTCCTCGGCGCCCTGCCGGTGACGGTTCCCGGCGCGGTCGCCGGATGGGCCGCCCTCGCCGAGAAGTGGGGCACGCGTCCGCTCGCCGCGGCGCTCGCACCCGCCGAGGCCGCCGCCCGTGAGGGGGTGGCCGTGGCCCCGGGACTGGCCCACGACCTCGCCCGGGAGAGCGGCAACCTGGCGCGGGACCCCGGCATGCGGGGGGTGTTCTTCGCCGACGGCGAGGTCCTCGCGGCCGGAAAGACGCTGCGCCAGCCCCACCTCGCCCGCTCCCTCGCCCTGATCGGCTCCGACGGCCCCGCCGCGATGTACGGCGGAGAGGTGGGCGCGAGACTGGTGAAGCTGCTCGCCGCGGGGGGCTCCGCGATGACGGAGGAGGATTTCGCCGCACACACCGTGGAGCTGTCGCAGGCGCTCGCCGCGGAGTACGACGGTGTCGAGTATCTGTCGGCCGGTGCGAACTCGCAGGGCCTCTACTTCCTCCAGGGCCTCAGGGCGCTCGACGTGGCCCGCAGCGTCCGCGGGCCGCTCGACCCGCTGGGCCGCGACGCCGGCGTGGTCGCCTCCGTACTCGCGTGGACCGCGGGCGACCGCGACCGCCACTGCGCCGACCCGGACTGGAGCAGCGCCCCCGTCGACCACCTGCTGTCCGACACGTACGCGCGGCGCGTCGCCGAGCACGCCCTGTCGGGCACGGCGGTCGACCTGCTCGCCCAGCGCAAGGCATCCGGTGACACCGTCGCGGTGGTGGTGGCCGACGCGGACGGCACCTGGGTCTCCCTGATCCAGAGCGTCTTCCACAGCTTCGGCGCCGCCGTGCTCGACCCCGGCACCGGGATCGTCCTGCACAACCGGGGCGCCTCGTTCTCCCTCGACCCCGCCTCGCCCAACGTGCTGGCCGGCGGGAAGCGGCCACTGCACACGCTCATGCCGGTTCTGGTCCGCGAAGGGGGCGAACTCGTCGGCGCGCACGGCGCCATGGGGGGACGTGCCCAACCCCAGGTGCACACCCACATGGCCCTGCAGCTCGCCGCCGGTTCCCCTCCCGAACACGCCGTGTCGGTGCCACGCTGGGTCCTGGGAGCCATGGAGGCAGGGGTGACGGCCGGCGCGGGCGTCGTCAGCACCGAGCGGGACGTCCCCCCGGCCGGCGTCCAGGCGATCGAGGAGGCGGGCTTCACCGTCCGCTCGCTCGGCGCGAACGACGACGGGGTGGGCCACGGGCAGTTGGTCCGGCGGGTCCCCGGGGACGGCCGGCCCCACCTGGCGGCGGCGGCCGATCCGCGTGCGGACGGTTCGGCGGTCGCGGGCTGA
- a CDS encoding TetR/AcrR family transcriptional regulator, whose translation MTDSGTRTTKRAGRSRLPRGTLSQELIVQAAFRVADSSGMEKLTFQALGRELSAHPTAIYRHFRNKDELLLALIDALHEEALASIPPPTDDWAHDLMQIAVHTHEAFLRHPRVGALAAARTARRENEFRSVERKLDCMRRAGLDDAEAARYYRVFADLVLAYSAMDASLAALSPELRDADLGAWQTDYLTLPADKYPNIARFAPRFVGLDDPQNFVAAVQAVIDTVRAKTQDATRRS comes from the coding sequence ATGACCGACAGCGGTACGAGGACGACCAAGAGGGCGGGCCGGAGCCGGCTGCCGCGAGGCACCCTGAGCCAGGAGCTGATCGTCCAGGCGGCGTTCCGGGTCGCGGACTCCTCCGGCATGGAGAAGCTGACGTTCCAGGCCCTCGGTCGTGAGCTGTCCGCCCATCCGACGGCGATCTACCGGCACTTCCGCAACAAGGACGAACTGCTCCTTGCCCTCATCGACGCCCTGCACGAGGAGGCACTGGCCAGCATCCCGCCGCCCACGGACGACTGGGCCCACGACCTCATGCAGATCGCGGTCCACACCCATGAGGCGTTTCTGCGCCATCCCCGGGTGGGGGCCCTGGCCGCCGCGCGCACCGCCCGGCGGGAGAACGAGTTCCGGTCCGTGGAGCGCAAACTGGACTGCATGCGCCGGGCCGGTCTCGACGACGCCGAAGCCGCCCGCTACTACCGGGTCTTCGCCGATCTGGTGCTGGCCTACAGCGCCATGGACGCGAGCCTGGCCGCGCTGTCCCCGGAGCTGAGGGACGCCGACCTGGGCGCCTGGCAGACGGACTACCTCACGCTGCCGGCCGACAAATACCCCAACATCGCGCGGTTCGCACCACGGTTCGTGGGTCTGGACGACCCGCAGAACTTCGTGGCGGCCGTCCAGGCGGTCATCGACACGGTCCGGGCGAAGACGCAGGACGCGACCCGCCGCAGCTGA